A part of Capsicum annuum cultivar UCD-10X-F1 chromosome 6, UCD10Xv1.1, whole genome shotgun sequence genomic DNA contains:
- the LOC107874206 gene encoding uncharacterized protein LOC107874206 gives METYLEALDLWEPVEKDYEVQPLPTNPITEYAGDERIRGMQVLNLIRDFELQRMKESELVKKYSDRLLSIANKVRLLGSELTDSRIVEKLLVTVPERFEATITTLENAKDLSKISPKELLNALQTLDQRRAIRRDGVV, from the exons ATGGAGACCTACCTCGAAGCATTGGATCTATGGGAACCAGTGGAGAAAGACTATGAAGTTCAGCCACTTCCAACAAACCCCATT ACAGAGTATGCAGGCGATGAAAGGATTCGTGGAATGCAAGTGTTGAATCTTATCAGGGATTTTGAATTGCAGAGAATGAAGGAGTCAGAATTAGTAAAAAAGTACTCGGACAGACTTTTAAGCATTGCCAACAAGGTGAGGTTGCTTGGATCCGAGTTAACAGATTCAAGAATTGTGGAGAAGTTACTTGTAACAGTGCCAGAAAGGTTTGAAGCAACTATAACAACCCTGGAAAACGCAAAGGATCTGTCAAAAATTTCCCCTAAAGAGCTCTTAAATGCCTTGCAAACACTAGATCAAAGGAGAGCCATAAGACGGGATGGAGTAGTATAA